From the genome of Leishmania major strain Friedlin complete genome, chromosome 35:
CGCCAGCCGACCGAAACCCGTCGCCGAAAATGCGCCGCACACAAAAGCACGCgcatgttttttttttttgcctgAAGCTAGGTGTAACCGGAACGATCTGCCGAGGACCGATCTCATTCACACAGCAGCTAAGAGTCCTAAAAACAAACGTAAAAGCGCCTCCAAGCATCAGCCAAACACCATGATGCACAGCTTTTCGCATATTGGCAAGTGTCAGTCGCACGCAGAAACTGTGTTTCGAACTGCCGAAGTTTTCTCTATTCTCTGCTCCATTTTCCCTTCTCTCCACACACGCTCTTCTGCAAACGTCCTGCTTACAGTGGATGCCAAGCGATTCCAAAGCACTGCACCTCATTCCTTACTCGACTGCACCGCTATCCTTTTCTAGATCTAACTGAGGAAACTCTTGACAAAACCGACGCCATGCCCAGCATTCCGTTAGTGACCGAGCTCGGGGCGAGGGCGGGTGAGTTTCAGCACATCTTGAACATGTCCAAAATTCCAGCCCAAGTGGAGCAAAAGCTGCGTCCGGCGATGGATCCTGGTGAGCTCTTCACCTATCAAGATTCGCGCATTTTTGTGCGCGCTCGCCCGATCGTCGCACATGATATGGAAGACCCAAACAATCAGAGCATTGTGCAGAAAGTCGAAGAAAACAGAGACCTCGTCGTGATGACGCCAAAGATATCACTTTCTGGCGAGTGCACAATTGATCCGTGCGTTGTCAATCTTGACGGCGTGTTTGTGGGCGCCCGTGACGATACAGAGCGAGTTTACCTAGAGTCATGTGCCCCAttggtctctctctctgttaACGGCGCATCTACGTGCGTGCTCTGTTACGGGCAGACAGGAAGTGGAAAAACGTATACAACCTCTGGTATTTTTCGCCTTGTCGCCCTGGATCTCGCTCCTGCTTTCGCCACTCACGATATCCTCCTCACTGTTCTTGAAATACAAGCACTCAAGAACATCGACCTGCTCACTGGCACGGATGTTCAGGTAATGGAGGATGTCTCAGGTGAGCTTAAGCTTCTGGGGACAGAGGCCTTTGAGTGCTCAAGTGCCGAAATGCTTCTCGCCGCTTTTGAGGAAGCTGCCTCACAGCGAACAACGCGGTCAACGGAGCGAAATGAAACGTCGTCGCGTTCTCACATGATCGCTCGCATCTCCATTGTTTCGAAGGAGACGAAGTGGGCGAAGCCTGGCGATTTATTCATCGTGGATCTAGCTGGTAGTGAAAAcaccgccgacagcgcaaCTCATGACAAAACACGCCAAGCAGAGACCAAATTCATCAACACCTCCCTCATGACACTGAAGGATTGCATTCGGTCCCGTGCTCTTGCGTCTTCGAGTacgcagcacctgcacatcCCGTACAGGCGCTCGCCACTTACGCTTCTTTTGCGCGACTGCTTTGAGATCGCTGTGCGTCGCCCAACGAAGACAGTTATGATTGCCTGTGTCTCGCCACTGCTTCGAGATTCACGGCATACTATCAACACACTGCGGTACGCATCGATGCTTGCTGTAACACCACCATCCAAAGTCCTGGCACCCGATCCAAACGATCCGAACAACTACACGCGCGAGCAAGCCCTTGACTTTCTTGTAAAAGTGTCACATGGAAACATCACTGAGCCGGAGTACATATTGCCGGAGGGTGACGGGCGGACTCTGGTGCACATTCCAGAGGAGAAATTTATTCGTCGCATCGTGGAGAGCCA
Proteins encoded in this window:
- a CDS encoding putative MCAK-like kinesin (previous protein_id=AAZ14694.1): MPSIPLVTELGARAGEFQHILNMSKIPAQVEQKLRPAMDPGELFTYQDSRIFVRARPIVAHDMEDPNNQSIVQKVEENRDLVVMTPKISLSGECTIDPCVVNLDGVFVGARDDTERVYLESCAPLVSLSVNGASTCVLCYGQTGSGKTYTTSGIFRLVALDLAPAFATHDILLTVLEIQALKNIDLLTGTDVQVMEDVSGELKLLGTEAFECSSAEMLLAAFEEAASQRTTRSTERNETSSRSHMIARISIVSKETKWAKPGDLFIVDLAGSENTADSATHDKTRQAETKFINTSLMTLKDCIRSRALASSSTQHLHIPYRRSPLTLLLRDCFEIAVRRPTKTVMIACVSPLLRDSRHTINTLRYASMLAVTPPSKVLAPDPNDPNNYTREQALDFLVKVSHGNITEPEYILPEGDGRTLVHIPEEKFIRRIVESHPHIPEKKAKLIYTAVWKRVVDARTKGRKQMVDAKRHIKAPRCAM